The Nicotiana sylvestris chromosome 6, ASM39365v2, whole genome shotgun sequence genomic sequence TAAAAATTATCCTCCTTTTAGGGAAGCAATGAAGAGAAGGGGTATTGATGACATGGATCTTGTGATGGTGGACCCCTGGTTAGTTAAATacccttgatttttctttcttctcctttAAGAACCGATTTCTTATTTCATTGCATTTCGACCTGAAAATGCTTTCCGCACAGGTGCGTTGGTTTTCACAGTGAGGCTGATGCTCCTAGCCGCAGGCTTGCCAAACCGCTAGTATTCTGCAGATCAGAGAGTGACTGCCCAATGGAAAATGGATATGCAAGACCGGTTGAAGGAATTTATGTACTTGTTGATGTGCAAAAAATGCAGGTGATAGAGTTTGAAGACCGCAAACTTGTACCTTTACCTCCAGCTGATCCACTGAGGAATTACACTGCTGGTGAGACAAGAGGAGGGGTCGATCGAAGTGATGTGAAACCCCTCCAGATTATTCAGCCAGAGGGTCCAAGCTTTCGAGTCAATGGGAACTATGTGGAGTGGCAAAAGGTAAATTCTTTTTTCCAGTCTGATATGCAATGAAGGATTATTTGCTTATACATCTAACATGTCATTCTTTCACTTTGTTTTGACAGTGGAACTTCCGAGTAGGTTTCACCCCTAGGGAGGGTTTGGTTATACACTCTGTGGCATATATTGACGGTAGTAGGGGTCGGAGACCCATAGCCCATAGATTGAGTTTTGTGGAGATGGTTGTCCCCTATGGGGATCCAAATGACCCACATTACAGAAAGAACGCTTTTGATGCAGGAGAAGATGGGCTCGGAAAGAATGCTCATTCACTTAAGAGGGTAACTGACATTTCTATGGTTCAATTATGGATGACTTTTGGGAATGTAAGTGCTAATCTAACAAAATCACCCTTGCAGGGATGCGATTGTTTAGGATACATAAAGTACTTTGATGCCAATTTTGCAAATTTTACCGGAGGAGTAGAAACCACTGAAAATTGTGTATGTTTGCATGAAGAAGATCACGGGATGCTCTGGAAGCATCAAGATTGGAGAACTGGCCTTGCAGAAGTTAGACGGTCTAGACGACTTACAGTTTCTTTTATTTGCACTGTGGCCAATTATGAATATGGATTCTACTGGCACTTTTACCAGGCAAGAATAAGAAAATCATTATCAGGAAATCCTGTGTTTGCATGTTCTAAAAAAATTAGGTAACAATGAAGTTTTATTACAAGTTCACATTTTATTTAGAACACTTGAGGGAAAAGAAAGCAAGCAGAAGCAAGATAAAGAATTTCTTGTAACTTCGGTCGTGTTTATGAATAATGTTTTCTGAGAGACAAACTCATTCCTGGGGAGAAAAAACCCTCATTCTTGGCCAAATGCTTGAAACAAAACCAATGTTATCATTCTGTTATAATTGAGTTGATACCAATAATAGCTCTACTACTTGCTtatgccttttttttttttttttgtgggcgAGGGGGGATTTGCTAAGCCAAAGACAAGTGAATATCAGAAGTTTACATCTATCCCCAAGAAAAAAATTCAGAATTTATGCTCATTTATTTTGTATAAATGTCTTTACTGATTGTAAGTACGTTTAGCTCCACTTACCATTTTGAAATGATCTGTAAATTTTGTGGTTGCAGGATGGGAAAATTGAAGCAGAAATCAAACTCACAGGAATTCTCAGTTTGGGAGCACTGCCTCCCGGAGAGTCTCGTAAATATGGCACCACAATAGCACCGGGATTGTATGCACCTGTTCATCAACACTTCTTTGTTGCTCGTATGAATATGGCAGTTGATTGTAAACCAGGAGAAGCACACAATCAGGTATTTAGTGGAACAAGTTACCATGTCCACCCGGAAGTTAAAGTAATTTCATACCTTCAGTTTCCCAGTTCTTAACTTTCTAATCTGAGTTGTTAGTCCTTTGTCTAGGTTGTTGAAGTTAATGTTAGAGTTGAAGAACCTGGGAAAGAAAATGTTCACAACAATGCATTCTATGCTAAGGAAACAGTGCTTACGTCTGAATTGCAAGCAATGCGTGACTGTGATACTTTATCTGCTCGTCATTGGATTGTAAGAAGCCTTACTTGACTGTATCCTCCTTTCTTTTTATAGAACTGTTCTTCAGGTTACTTCCTGGCACAGTATCTGCTGAGATATGTACTCATAGTAGACTGTGGTCCTTAAACATGGCCACTGATTTTTGAGGGAGCTAAATGCAATGTGTAGAACCTCCACCTTAATGCTAGTCTTGTCATATGAGAATTGTTTCTCCAAAAAAATGATTTTAAGAACTTTCTGTGACTTGTATGGTTTTGGCATAAGAGTATATTATGTTTCATTCTTCTGAAAATCACGAACTTTTGTTGAGTTTTGCTCTCTTTGGCTAGAGATGTGTTTGGTAACGAAAACAACAAACCCAGTTtagtcccacaagtggggtttagggagggtagagtgtatgcAGATCTTGccccctaccttgtgaaggtagagaagTTGTTCCCGATGGACCCTTCGCTCAAggaaagatagaaaaagaaacaATAGCATCAAGCAGTAACAACAACACGATGATAGATTAACCGAAGCGAAAGAAACAAGAATAGGGATAAGAATAAGAAATAGAAACAACAGGTAGTAAAAGAAAACTAAGCATAAGGAAATACAAGAGCAATACTAATACTACTGCTATGGAAAAGAAATACGCTCAACTACCTGCTAACCTTCCACCGTAAGATTGTTGATGAAAATTTCAATTGCAAATTCATTTAGATAGGGCGGTTGAActttattgtttcagcatgtggTATTGTGGAGTCAATTTTTAGATTCCAAAATCTGCTAACTCAAAAACCAAGGAGAAGTGGAAGAAATTGAATACTCGCATCCCCAACCTAGTAACAGAGCCATCGATGTGACTGCGAACATCTGATTTTGCAGGTTAGGAACACAAGAACATCCAATAGAACAGGACAGCTAACAGGGTACAAGCTGGTACCTGGCCCTAACTGTTTGCCATTGGCTGGTCCTAAGGCTAAGTTTTTGAGAAGAGCTGCATTTTTGAAGCACAATCTATGGGTTACAAAATATGCACCCGGAGAAGATTTTCCCGGGGGAGAGTTCCCTAATCAAAATCCACGTGTTGGTGAGGGATTAGCTTCTTGGGTTAAGCAAGATCGTTCTCTGGAAGAAAGTGATGTTGTTCTCTGGTTCGTTTCCGACAACTGTCAAATTATGTTATAACATTGGAGTTGCAGGTTTCAGATTGTTTTACCTCACACACAAACTTAACTTTCATAAAGAGCTAGATGTAAAACTTCTAATTCCTTGGAAACCCTTATATACATGTTTGAGAAGTTCCCTATTCCTTGAAATTCTGATCTACACAGATTATTGCAGGTATGTTTTTGGAATCACACATGTTCCTCGGTTGGAGGACTGGCCTGTTATGCCAGTTGAACATATCGGTTTTATGCTTCAGGTATTCTGGAATATGGATGTTTTGTGTTTATTTTGTATGTACTGGTGTTTTTCTCCTTATCTTTGTCATCATCTAACTTCTCGTTATCTATTGTGTTACCATTTACTTGGTACTAAAGAGCTGATTATGTATTGTATCAATTTTTTGCAATAACTCAACTCATTCATACATTCGCTATGTGTATGTTACAATAACTAGCCAAACATAAACATAGAGTGTAGCATTGGAAGTATTGGCAGTGGAGTAGAAAGGATCGTGAATATCCACAGAGAACTTGTAAAATCAAAGCAATTGGGAGCTGGTAGTAGAAATGAGAAGGTTCTTTTTCAAGTTGTTATCTTGACATTAACCTATTCAATAGTCCGTTGGATTTGCTTGTTGCTTTACTTTTACTGTTCCTTAAgctgagggtctattggaaacaacctctctgcctttatagggtaggggtaaggctgcgtacacactaccctccccagactgcACGTATGGGATTAAgctgggttttttg encodes the following:
- the LOC104223523 gene encoding diamine oxidase [copper-containing] 1, peroxisomal-like; translation: MAATLHKVTPPPPTTTASCCPSASASVIRRESVAASVVEDDQQKQTPALTSLVNSQPPSSNPSGKGKQIMPRAHTCHPLDPLSAAEISVAVATVRAAGETPEVRDGMRFIEVVLLEPDKSVIALADAYFFPPFQSSLMSRRKGGLPIPTKLPPRRARLIVYNKKTNETSIWIVELAEVHAAARGGHHKGKVISSYVVPDVQPPIDAQEYADCEAVVKNYPPFREAMKRRGIDDMDLVMVDPWCVGFHSEADAPSRRLAKPLVFCRSESDCPMENGYARPVEGIYVLVDVQKMQVIEFEDRKLVPLPPADPLRNYTAGETRGGVDRSDVKPLQIIQPEGPSFRVNGNYVEWQKWNFRVGFTPREGLVIHSVAYIDGSRGRRPIAHRLSFVEMVVPYGDPNDPHYRKNAFDAGEDGLGKNAHSLKRGCDCLGYIKYFDANFANFTGGVETTENCVCLHEEDHGMLWKHQDWRTGLAEVRRSRRLTVSFICTVANYEYGFYWHFYQDGKIEAEIKLTGILSLGALPPGESRKYGTTIAPGLYAPVHQHFFVARMNMAVDCKPGEAHNQVVEVNVRVEEPGKENVHNNAFYAKETVLTSELQAMRDCDTLSARHWIVRNTRTSNRTGQLTGYKLVPGPNCLPLAGPKAKFLRRAAFLKHNLWVTKYAPGEDFPGGEFPNQNPRVGEGLASWVKQDRSLEESDVVLWYVFGITHVPRLEDWPVMPVEHIGFMLQPHGFFNCSPAVDVPPPRGCDMEIKDSDGSENGVAKPTPSNLMAKL